The following are encoded together in the Cryptosporangium phraense genome:
- a CDS encoding ABC transporter ATP-binding protein yields MTQLTEPVIALRAATKVFTNRDGERHTAIRDVTFDVHAGEFVSVVGPTGCGKSTTLGLISGLAPATSGTVEVAGAPVREIPSGLGYMFQQDAVLPWRTVLDNVAAGPRYRGASRASARSAAGEWVAKVGLAGFEKYYPHQLSGGMRKRVALAQTLVNEPGILLMDEPFGALDVQTREHMQDLLLSLWAENRAAVVFVTHDLTEAIALADRVVVMTAGPATVKDVVPVGLERPRTVEEIRLEESFLEVYRRVWDSLREEVEITRARGAARVA; encoded by the coding sequence ATGACCCAGCTCACAGAGCCAGTGATTGCGCTACGGGCCGCCACGAAAGTCTTTACGAATCGGGACGGCGAGAGGCACACCGCGATCCGGGACGTCACGTTCGACGTCCACGCGGGGGAGTTCGTCAGCGTCGTCGGCCCGACCGGGTGCGGGAAGTCGACGACGCTCGGGCTGATCTCCGGGCTCGCTCCGGCGACGTCCGGGACCGTCGAAGTGGCCGGGGCTCCGGTGCGGGAGATCCCGTCCGGGCTCGGGTACATGTTCCAGCAGGACGCCGTGCTGCCCTGGCGGACCGTGCTCGACAACGTGGCGGCCGGGCCGCGGTACCGGGGTGCGTCGCGGGCTTCGGCCCGGTCGGCGGCGGGCGAGTGGGTGGCCAAGGTCGGGCTGGCCGGTTTCGAGAAGTACTACCCGCACCAGTTGTCGGGCGGGATGCGCAAGCGGGTCGCGCTGGCCCAGACGCTGGTGAACGAGCCCGGGATCCTGCTGATGGACGAGCCGTTCGGGGCGCTCGACGTCCAGACCCGGGAGCACATGCAGGACCTGCTGCTCTCGCTGTGGGCCGAGAACCGGGCCGCGGTGGTGTTCGTGACCCACGACCTGACCGAGGCGATCGCGCTGGCCGATCGGGTAGTCGTGATGACGGCCGGGCCGGCGACGGTGAAGGACGTCGTGCCGGTGGGGCTGGAGCGGCCGCGGACGGTCGAAGAGATCCGGCTCGAGGAGTCGTTCCTCGAGGTGTACCGCCGGGTGTGGGACTCGCTGCGTGAAGAGGTCGAGATCACCCGGGCGAGGGGAGCGGCTCGTGTCGCCTGA